The Euphorbia lathyris chromosome 2, ddEupLath1.1, whole genome shotgun sequence genome includes a window with the following:
- the LOC136219835 gene encoding F-box protein CPR1-like: MTGGSNMTISNYIPDDVIVDILSKLPSRSVLKFKSVCKRWHSLISDPVFLKIHFNQPSRNPKLLFSIAGSQIQVLDYENQLFNDSCLSGPLKFPGETCLKHAKVVGSSCGLVCVATNSWGNTFSIWNPLTGVCRKIPRLSCQVSNKYYFHGLGYDSVNNDLKLVISMDRRITCNLFSLKANSWKTIPCPLAMKYYHPGPVPEPLYAILPWNSLATVLKGIFHWLVVANLNNECEIVAFDSAKETFQKLKLPVNAPLKSSVVSLFEHRESLCVSFSKTESCHVKDIWMMKECGSWAHFLTVKNSPLVDCFRLPVLCISPRNEVVYHSDRQFSRCGREEEGKLDEISIQQCVYGAVLYVETLMSPYDINPEVGLQLSIKRKREGADPTQKSRNRVVSPSLRM; this comes from the coding sequence ATGACCGGCGGCAGCAATATGACAATATCCAATTACATCCCGGACGACGTCATTGTCGATATACTGTCAAAGCTGCCTTCAAGATCTGTATTGAAGTTCAAAAGTGTCTGCAAGAGATGGCACTCCTTAATCTCTGATCCTGTATTCCTCAAAATTCACTTCAATCAGCCATCTCGAAACCCTAAACTCCTCTTCTCTATAGCTGGTTCTCAAATTCAGGTATTAGATTACGAAAACCAATTGTTTAATGATTCTTGTTTATCTGGTCCTCTTAAATTTCCAGGGGAAACATGTCTTAAACATGCAAAAGTTGTAGGTTCTAGCTGTGGTTTAGTCTGTGTAGCCACTAATTCTTGGGGAAATACCTTTTCTATATGGAATCCATTGACGGGAGTGTGTAGGAAAATACCTAGATTGAGTTGTCAAGTAAGCAACAAGTATTACTTTCATGGATTAGGTTATGATTCTGTCAATAACGATTTGAAATTAGTTATATCGATGGATAGACGAATCACATGtaaccttttctctttgaaaGCAAATTCCTGGAAGACAATTCCATGCCCTCTTGCTATGAAATATTACCATCCTGGCCCAGTTCCAGAGCCATTATATGCTATACTTCCATGGAATTCCCTCGCAACGGTTTTAAAGGGAATCTTCCATTGGCTTGTTGTAGCAAATTTGAATAATGAGTGTGAAATTGTGGCATTTGATTCAGCCAAGGAGACATTCCAGAAGCTAAAACTACCGGTAAATGCCCCATTGAAATCCAGTGTTGTAAGCCTATTCGAGCACAGAGAAAGTCTTTGTGTTTCCTTTTCAAAGACTGAATCATGTCATGTTAAGGATATATGGATGATGAAGGAGTGTGGGAGTTGGGCTCATTTCCTTACCGTTAAGAATTCACCGCTAGTTGATTGTTTTCGGTTGCCCGTTTTATGCATTTCTCCGAGGAATGAAGTGGTATATCATAGTGATAGACAGTTTAGCAGGTGTGGAAGGGAAGAAGAGGGGAAGTTGGATGAAATTAGTATACAACAATGTGTCTATGGGGCAGTTTTGTACGTTGAGACTTTGATGTCGCCCTATGATATCAATCCCGAGGTTGGGCTGCAGCTGTCCATAAAACGGAAGAGAGAAGGTGCTGATCCAACACAGAAAAGCAGAAACAGAGTTGTTTCTCCGTCTTTGAGGATGTGA